In one Sulfitobacter sp. LCG007 genomic region, the following are encoded:
- the rpsT gene encoding 30S ribosomal protein S20 has translation MANTPQSKKRARQSEKRNEINKARRSRIRTYLRKVEEALASGDKDAAAAALTAAQPELMRGVTKGVFHKNTASRKMSRLASRVKALS, from the coding sequence ATGGCAAACACACCCCAGTCCAAGAAGCGCGCGCGTCAGAGCGAGAAGCGCAACGAGATCAACAAGGCCCGCCGTTCGCGGATCCGGACATACCTGCGCAAGGTCGAAGAGGCGCTGGCCTCCGGCGACAAGGACGCTGCCGCCGCAGCCCTGACCGCGGCCCAGCCCGAGCTGATGCGCGGCGTCACCAAGGGTGTCTTTCACAAGAATACCGCGTCGCGGAAGATGTCGCGTCTCGCCTCCCGGGTGAAGGCGCTGTCCTGA